In Phreatobacter aquaticus, a single genomic region encodes these proteins:
- a CDS encoding SDR family NAD(P)-dependent oxidoreductase, producing MTMTRLKDRVALVFGAGSVGPGWGNGKASAVAYARAGAKVVCVDINRTAADETAQIIAGEGGKAEALVCDVTKLTEVEDVVARTLKAFGPVDILHNNVGHAKMGGPPDLTVEEWHRELDLNVTGMFIACKVVIPSMMERKTGVITNISSSAGIRYVGYPYTSYYAAKGAVNQFTVGVALQYARDGLRCNAILPGLMDTPLIYQQISGVYGSPDEMVKARHEATPMGRMGTGWDIANAAVFLASDEASYINGVCLPVDGGFTAKCA from the coding sequence ATGACCATGACAAGACTGAAGGATCGCGTGGCGCTGGTGTTCGGCGCGGGTTCGGTTGGCCCCGGCTGGGGCAATGGCAAGGCGAGCGCGGTGGCCTATGCGCGGGCCGGCGCGAAGGTCGTCTGCGTTGACATCAACCGGACGGCGGCGGACGAGACGGCTCAGATCATCGCTGGCGAAGGCGGCAAGGCCGAGGCCCTGGTCTGCGACGTCACCAAGCTCACCGAGGTGGAGGATGTCGTTGCCCGCACGCTGAAGGCCTTCGGGCCGGTCGACATCCTGCACAACAATGTGGGGCATGCGAAGATGGGCGGCCCGCCGGACCTCACCGTCGAGGAATGGCACCGCGAGCTCGACCTCAACGTCACCGGCATGTTCATCGCCTGCAAGGTGGTGATCCCGTCCATGATGGAGCGCAAGACCGGCGTCATCACCAACATCTCGTCGTCGGCGGGCATCCGCTATGTCGGCTATCCCTACACCAGCTATTACGCCGCCAAGGGCGCGGTGAACCAGTTCACCGTCGGCGTGGCGCTGCAATATGCGCGCGACGGATTGCGCTGCAACGCGATCCTGCCGGGCCTGATGGACACGCCGCTCATCTACCAGCAGATCAGCGGCGTCTATGGCTCGCCCGACGAGATGGTGAAGGCCCGCCACGAGGCGACCCCGATGGGCCGCATGGGCACCGGCTGGGACATCGCCAATGCCGCCGTGTTCCTGGCAAGCGACGAAGCCAGCTACATCAACGGCGTCTGCCTGCCGGTGGATGGCGGGTTCACGGCGAAATGTGCGTGA